A part of Methanofollis sp. genomic DNA contains:
- a CDS encoding PQQ-binding-like beta-propeller repeat protein, with translation MTQYTRILRAFVIAVSLCLLCGGVVAAEVSPDWTYTSPVTVQGVAVSADGSAVAAGGDDAKVTLLDASGNVVWQRNAQATVNSVSIAPDGTAVGVASSDNRVYLYNRSGDLRWSAVLPGRAYAVAVADGGGYVAAGCSDDKVYLFNGEGKVLWSYHTNGDVFGVAVAPDGGLIAAGSQDDKVYLLERGGSLLWSQVARADVLGVSISPDERFVAAGSADTRVLFFDVNGTLLWSVPTMGSATAVSASEGGERIAAGSLDQTLYLFDRSGVIVWSKGIGSAVRGISLTPDGTTFAIATSGGEVSRYTTAPEPTPTPTVAVTTMPTTALMTGSLAISSVPAGAAVHIDNLYVGRTPVTVPNIEAGNHTVLLELRDHDTWSGTFSVEAGVTATVNATLMPSTTPAATTPTRAAALPLTALVGAAIAGALLLVRRE, from the coding sequence ATGACACAGTACACTCGTATACTCAGGGCATTCGTCATCGCGGTATCTCTCTGCCTTCTCTGTGGCGGAGTGGTCGCGGCAGAGGTCTCCCCTGACTGGACCTATACGTCACCGGTCACGGTGCAGGGCGTCGCTGTCTCTGCCGACGGTTCGGCCGTCGCCGCAGGCGGTGACGATGCAAAGGTCACCCTTCTCGACGCCTCCGGCAATGTCGTGTGGCAGAGGAATGCACAGGCGACCGTGAACAGCGTTTCTATCGCACCCGACGGGACGGCAGTCGGCGTCGCGTCCTCGGACAACAGAGTCTATCTCTACAACAGGTCGGGCGACCTCAGGTGGAGTGCGGTGCTGCCCGGACGCGCCTATGCGGTTGCGGTCGCCGATGGCGGGGGGTACGTCGCCGCGGGATGTTCAGACGACAAAGTCTATCTCTTCAACGGAGAGGGAAAAGTCCTCTGGTCATACCACACAAACGGGGACGTCTTCGGTGTTGCGGTCGCACCTGACGGTGGCCTCATCGCTGCCGGGTCACAGGACGACAAAGTTTATCTCTTAGAACGGGGCGGTTCGCTCCTCTGGTCGCAGGTGGCCCGCGCGGATGTGCTCGGGGTTTCGATATCGCCTGACGAAAGATTCGTGGCGGCGGGATCGGCCGATACGCGTGTCCTCTTCTTCGATGTAAACGGCACACTCCTCTGGAGCGTACCGACAATGGGGTCGGCCACTGCCGTCTCGGCGAGTGAAGGCGGGGAGAGGATCGCCGCAGGATCCCTCGACCAGACCCTGTACCTCTTCGATAGGAGTGGGGTCATTGTCTGGAGCAAAGGGATCGGGTCGGCGGTCAGGGGTATCTCTCTCACTCCAGATGGTACCACTTTCGCCATCGCAACATCAGGTGGTGAGGTCAGCCGCTACACCACCGCACCGGAGCCCACCCCGACGCCAACCGTTGCCGTCACCACCATGCCGACGACCGCACTTATGACCGGATCGCTTGCAATCTCCTCGGTGCCGGCGGGCGCGGCCGTCCACATCGACAATCTCTATGTGGGCAGGACGCCGGTCACCGTGCCCAACATCGAGGCCGGCAATCACACTGTCCTCCTAGAACTCCGCGACCACGATACGTGGAGCGGGACCTTCTCTGTCGAGGCAGGGGTCACGGCCACGGTGAATGCCACCCTGATGCCGTCGACAACGCCGGCGGCGACGACACCGACCCGCGCCGCCGCCCTCCCGCTGACCGCTCTGGTTGGTGCCGCGATCGCCGGCGCTCTCCTCCTGGTGCGGAGAGAATAA